The Sporosarcina luteola genome contains a region encoding:
- the mutL gene encoding DNA mismatch repair endonuclease MutL, with protein sequence MDIISVMDDSLSNKIAAGEVVERPASIVKELVENSIDAGSTSIEIALEEAGLTSIRVTDNGKGMSRHDAVLAFERHATSKISNEHDLFRIRTLGFRGEALASIASVSKVSLFTSDGETEGTEVQIDGGLLLKQSNAAFRKGTDMTVSQLFYNTPARLKYMKTIQTELGHTIDLVNRLALSHPRIAFKLSHHSQTVLHTSGSGDRRRVLTDIYGMAVARKMVPFSGGNADFKVDGYVTLPEMTRASKNYMTLIVNGRWVKSYPANQAVIDGLHTYLPIGRYPIAVINVETDPFLTDVNVHPSKQHIRMSKEGELFDLIKSSVRDAVKRSIIVPDAVKREPVKKMPSEQVTIWNDFRPAPTWKDREVDQEKTAVEQKESILETNLFEKKPLQAVYEPVKQEPGQADQPEQVMEVQEIVNDQEVPVPEINTTTETKEKRFPPLVPVGQVHGTYIVAQNEDGFYMIDQHAAQERIKYEFFRDKLSKVEEDERQMLLMPLIFHYSGDEMVKIEENLEALNEVGVFLEEFGPSSYTVKEYPAWFPAGEASTLIEELIEQVLTNRKTDIGKLREETAIMMSCKRSIKANHHLSIADMERLLNDLSLAENPYTCPHGRPVLIHFTTYEIEKMFKRVM encoded by the coding sequence GTGGATATCATTTCAGTCATGGACGATTCATTGTCCAATAAAATTGCCGCAGGGGAAGTCGTCGAGAGACCGGCTTCGATTGTGAAGGAATTAGTGGAGAACTCGATTGATGCGGGCAGCACTTCGATTGAGATCGCACTTGAGGAAGCTGGGCTCACTTCTATTCGGGTGACCGATAATGGAAAAGGGATGTCACGTCACGATGCCGTCCTTGCATTTGAGCGCCACGCAACGAGCAAAATATCGAATGAACATGATTTGTTCCGGATCAGGACGTTAGGATTCAGAGGTGAGGCGCTTGCCAGTATTGCTTCCGTATCTAAGGTCAGCCTCTTTACGTCGGACGGTGAAACTGAAGGGACCGAAGTGCAAATTGACGGCGGGCTTCTTCTCAAGCAATCCAACGCAGCGTTCAGAAAAGGGACCGACATGACCGTTTCCCAACTTTTTTACAACACGCCCGCCAGGTTGAAATATATGAAGACGATCCAGACAGAGCTTGGACATACGATCGATCTCGTCAACAGACTAGCGCTCAGTCATCCTCGAATCGCTTTTAAACTCTCCCATCACAGCCAAACTGTCCTGCATACATCAGGCAGCGGGGATCGCAGGAGAGTACTCACTGATATTTATGGAATGGCAGTAGCGCGAAAGATGGTGCCATTTTCAGGTGGAAACGCCGATTTCAAAGTGGATGGATACGTCACGTTGCCTGAGATGACAAGAGCATCCAAAAACTATATGACACTCATTGTAAATGGAAGATGGGTAAAGAGTTATCCTGCAAACCAGGCTGTAATCGATGGCCTTCATACCTATTTGCCAATCGGCAGGTACCCGATTGCTGTCATCAACGTAGAAACTGACCCGTTTTTGACGGATGTCAACGTGCATCCTTCCAAACAGCATATTCGCATGAGCAAAGAGGGCGAACTGTTTGACCTCATCAAATCGTCTGTCCGAGATGCGGTGAAACGGTCAATTATCGTTCCTGATGCCGTGAAACGGGAACCGGTCAAGAAAATGCCTTCGGAGCAAGTGACAATTTGGAATGACTTCCGGCCGGCACCTACTTGGAAAGATAGAGAAGTTGATCAAGAGAAAACCGCAGTTGAGCAGAAAGAGTCGATACTTGAAACGAATCTGTTTGAGAAGAAGCCGCTCCAAGCTGTTTACGAACCTGTCAAGCAAGAACCTGGGCAAGCGGATCAGCCCGAACAGGTAATGGAAGTACAGGAAATAGTAAATGACCAGGAAGTACCTGTTCCGGAAATAAATACGACAACTGAAACAAAGGAAAAAAGATTCCCGCCACTCGTACCAGTCGGGCAAGTCCATGGCACGTACATCGTCGCTCAAAACGAAGACGGATTTTATATGATCGATCAGCATGCTGCTCAAGAGAGGATCAAATACGAATTCTTCAGGGATAAATTAAGTAAAGTAGAAGAGGATGAAAGGCAAATGTTGCTAATGCCACTCATCTTCCATTATTCCGGGGACGAAATGGTGAAAATAGAGGAGAACCTGGAAGCGTTGAATGAAGTCGGTGTCTTTCTGGAGGAATTCGGACCGTCTTCATATACAGTAAAAGAATATCCGGCATGGTTTCCGGCAGGAGAAGCGTCGACTCTTATCGAAGAACTGATAGAGCAGGTTCTGACGAATCGGAAAACCGATATCGGAAAATTACGGGAGGAGACGGCAATCATGATGAGCTGCAAACGTTCCATCAAAGCGAATCATCATTTATCGATTGCAGACATGGAAAGACTTCTCAACGATTTGTCGCTTGCGGAGAATCCGTATACATGCCCGCATGGACGTCCAGTCCTAATCCATTTTACAACTTATGAAATTGAAAAGATGTTTAAGAGGGTAATGTAA
- a CDS encoding glycerol-3-phosphate dehydrogenase/oxidase: MMLSSITRPKVKQFMRDYQFDLLIIGGGITGAGIALDAVTRGLSVALLDMQDFAAGTSSRSTKLIHGGLRYLKQMELKIVSETGKERDIVYRNALHVTEPERMLLPFHKGGSFGKLTTSAGLFVYDKLAGVKKEERREMLSPEETLEMEPLVREDGLLGGGHYVEYRTDDARLTIEVLKKAAQKGALCLNYLKVEQFTYQDKKVAGVSARDMLTGEVIDISASVVVNATGPWVDEVRGKDEVSNDKRLRLTKGTHIVIDKSIFPLQQAIYFDSPDGRMIFAVPRGNKAYIGTTDTFFDGDRANPVATEEDIAYLLDALHYMFPSVKADRNDVESTWAGVRPLIYEEGKDASEISRKDEIWEAGTGLITIAGGKLTGYRKMAETVVDHVIKRFPTTSFGPCVTEYLPLAGGDFESEEQFANFIESKSNEAELYGLTKEEGRALASLYGSNVDHVFTYVSAVSTEKTVLPAIWKAEILYSIHNEMAMTPSDFFIRRKGDLYFNIAFVKLYKEAATDYMGAILSYSEDTKELYLSQLEQHIKEAEGKVGERV, encoded by the coding sequence ATGATGTTATCATCGATCACAAGACCGAAAGTGAAGCAGTTCATGCGCGACTATCAGTTTGACCTGCTTATCATTGGCGGTGGAATCACCGGTGCCGGCATTGCTCTTGACGCAGTGACGAGGGGATTGTCCGTCGCACTACTCGACATGCAGGATTTTGCGGCGGGTACTTCAAGCCGATCGACGAAACTCATCCATGGTGGCCTGCGTTATTTAAAGCAGATGGAGTTAAAAATCGTTTCCGAAACCGGGAAGGAAAGGGATATCGTCTATCGGAATGCCCTTCATGTGACGGAGCCTGAGCGGATGCTTCTTCCCTTTCATAAAGGCGGCTCATTCGGAAAGCTGACAACTTCTGCTGGACTATTCGTCTATGATAAATTGGCGGGTGTGAAAAAAGAGGAGCGCCGTGAAATGCTGTCACCTGAAGAGACGCTTGAAATGGAGCCGTTAGTAAGGGAAGACGGTTTGCTTGGCGGTGGACATTATGTGGAATACCGTACTGACGATGCACGGTTGACAATCGAAGTATTGAAGAAAGCTGCCCAAAAAGGCGCTCTTTGCCTCAATTATTTGAAAGTCGAGCAATTTACGTATCAAGACAAAAAAGTGGCAGGTGTCTCTGCCCGGGATATGCTCACTGGAGAAGTAATAGACATAAGCGCTTCCGTAGTCGTCAATGCGACAGGCCCTTGGGTGGATGAAGTGCGTGGGAAGGACGAAGTGTCTAATGACAAACGGCTACGATTGACAAAAGGAACCCATATTGTAATCGATAAGTCGATATTTCCTCTGCAGCAAGCAATCTATTTTGATTCGCCTGACGGCAGGATGATTTTTGCAGTCCCAAGGGGCAATAAAGCCTATATTGGAACGACAGATACCTTCTTCGATGGTGATCGGGCTAATCCGGTTGCAACCGAAGAAGACATCGCATATCTTCTAGATGCACTTCATTACATGTTCCCTTCAGTCAAAGCGGATCGCAATGATGTCGAGTCGACTTGGGCAGGTGTTCGGCCGCTAATTTACGAAGAAGGGAAGGATGCATCCGAAATTTCAAGGAAAGATGAAATTTGGGAAGCAGGAACGGGATTGATAACGATTGCTGGCGGCAAATTGACCGGCTATCGCAAAATGGCTGAAACCGTCGTAGACCATGTCATAAAGAGGTTTCCGACAACTTCGTTCGGCCCATGCGTAACGGAATATCTCCCGTTGGCCGGGGGAGATTTCGAGAGTGAAGAACAGTTCGCAAACTTTATCGAGAGCAAATCGAATGAAGCTGAATTATATGGACTTACTAAGGAAGAAGGACGCGCGCTTGCCTCCTTGTACGGATCGAATGTCGATCATGTTTTTACCTATGTAAGTGCGGTATCAACAGAGAAAACAGTTTTACCCGCTATATGGAAAGCGGAAATCCTCTACTCGATCCATAATGAAATGGCAATGACGCCTTCTGACTTTTTCATTAGAAGGAAGGGGGATCTCTATTTCAACATCGCGTTTGTCAAACTGTATAAAGAGGCGGCAACGGACTATATGGGAGCTATCCTTTCCTATTCCGAAGACACGAAAGAGCTCTATCTCTCCCAATTGGAGCAGCATATAAAAGAAGCTGAAGGAAAGGTCGGTGAACGTGTGTGA
- the cotE gene encoding outer spore coat protein CotE: protein MTKAVIAKGKLRTESNVSLKPPNNPSSILGCWVINHTHHAKKVGRYIEVTGKFDVNVWYSHHDHSKTSVFSESVPYKDKIRLHYRDEPVSGQEEIIVNVVQHPNCTEALISECGEKFIIKVERELVAEVVGETKVCITVHPHQFEEEWSFKDESSSHHGHSHEHDHHKADEEKRHEDRGKDSRPF, encoded by the coding sequence GTGACGAAGGCAGTCATTGCAAAAGGGAAGCTGCGGACGGAATCGAATGTCTCTCTGAAGCCGCCGAATAATCCATCAAGCATATTGGGCTGTTGGGTGATCAACCACACGCATCATGCAAAAAAAGTGGGGCGATACATCGAAGTGACAGGTAAATTTGATGTGAATGTATGGTATTCGCACCATGACCACTCAAAAACATCCGTCTTTTCGGAATCGGTGCCGTATAAGGATAAGATTAGGCTTCACTATCGGGACGAACCGGTATCCGGCCAAGAAGAGATCATTGTCAATGTTGTCCAACATCCTAATTGCACAGAGGCGCTCATCTCGGAGTGCGGGGAAAAGTTCATCATTAAAGTGGAAAGGGAATTGGTAGCGGAAGTCGTTGGAGAAACAAAAGTGTGTATCACTGTCCATCCGCATCAGTTTGAAGAGGAATGGTCATTCAAGGATGAATCATCTTCTCATCATGGCCATAGCCATGAACATGACCACCACAAAGCAGACGAAGAGAAGCGACATGAGGACAGAGGAAAAGATTCACGCCCGTTTTAA
- the glpK gene encoding glycerol kinase GlpK, with translation MGEFILTIDQGTTSTRAILFNRKGEIVHTAQREFRQIFPKPGWVEHNASEIWGSVLSVIASVLTESGLQPEDIDGIGITNQRETTVVWDKRTGQPVYHAIVWQSRQTQQIINELREAGKEESIRQKTGLQLDPYFSASKVKWILDEVEGVRERAERGELLFGTIDSFLIWKLSEGAVHVTDYSNASRTMLFNIHELEWDKELCAMLDIPMGMLPEVRMSSEIYAHTDPSVFFGASVPIAGAAGDQQCALFGQACFHVGMAKNTYGTGCFMLLNTGEQPVTSENGLLTTIAWGLDGKITYALEGSVFVAGSAIQWLRDGMRMIQKASDSEMYSTRIASTEGVYVVPAFVGLGTPYWDSDTRGAVFGLTRGTEKEHFIRATVEALAYQTKDVLLTMEKDAGIDIDILRVDGGAVGNTFLMQFQSDMLQIQVEQSAYMETTALGAAYLAGLATGFFKSCESVEALWAKERTYSPKMAVEERDALYGGWKKAVEAARLFKL, from the coding sequence ATGGGTGAGTTCATATTAACAATCGACCAAGGGACAACTAGCACGAGGGCAATTCTTTTCAACCGAAAAGGTGAGATTGTCCATACGGCGCAACGGGAATTCAGGCAGATTTTCCCGAAACCAGGTTGGGTGGAGCATAATGCGAGCGAAATTTGGGGTTCAGTTTTATCCGTCATCGCTTCGGTTCTGACGGAGAGTGGACTTCAGCCGGAAGATATCGATGGAATCGGCATTACAAATCAACGGGAGACGACTGTTGTTTGGGACAAGCGCACTGGACAACCCGTCTATCATGCAATTGTTTGGCAGTCCAGACAGACACAGCAAATTATTAATGAATTAAGAGAAGCTGGCAAGGAAGAGAGCATCCGTCAAAAGACGGGTTTGCAGCTTGATCCATATTTTTCTGCTTCGAAAGTGAAATGGATCCTTGACGAAGTGGAAGGTGTACGTGAACGGGCGGAAAGAGGGGAGCTGCTATTCGGTACGATCGATTCGTTCCTCATTTGGAAGCTGTCAGAAGGAGCCGTCCATGTAACTGATTATTCGAATGCTTCGAGGACAATGCTTTTCAATATTCACGAACTCGAGTGGGATAAAGAGCTTTGCGCGATGTTGGATATCCCGATGGGCATGCTGCCTGAAGTAAGGATGTCTTCGGAAATCTACGCCCATACAGACCCTTCCGTATTTTTTGGAGCTTCTGTTCCAATTGCCGGTGCCGCGGGCGATCAGCAATGTGCTTTATTCGGGCAAGCCTGTTTTCACGTTGGCATGGCCAAAAATACGTACGGTACAGGTTGTTTCATGTTGTTGAATACGGGTGAACAGCCTGTGACTTCCGAAAATGGCCTGCTGACCACGATAGCCTGGGGGTTGGACGGCAAGATTACATATGCACTTGAAGGCAGTGTATTCGTCGCAGGCTCCGCTATCCAATGGCTCAGGGACGGGATGCGAATGATCCAGAAAGCCTCGGATTCGGAAATGTACTCGACGCGGATCGCTTCTACGGAAGGTGTGTATGTCGTGCCCGCATTCGTTGGACTCGGCACACCCTATTGGGATTCGGATACAAGAGGGGCAGTATTCGGATTGACCCGAGGAACCGAAAAAGAGCACTTCATCCGTGCAACAGTCGAAGCGCTAGCCTATCAAACAAAAGATGTACTATTGACGATGGAAAAGGATGCTGGCATCGACATTGATATTTTGCGTGTTGATGGAGGGGCTGTCGGGAACACATTCCTCATGCAATTCCAAAGCGATATGCTGCAGATCCAGGTGGAACAGTCAGCATATATGGAGACGACCGCACTCGGGGCGGCATATCTTGCCGGGCTTGCGACAGGTTTTTTCAAATCTTGTGAGTCAGTGGAAGCTTTATGGGCGAAGGAACGGACATATTCGCCGAAGATGGCAGTGGAAGAGCGGGACGCCTTGTACGGAGGGTGGAAAAAGGCCGTTGAGGCGGCGCGGCTATTCAAACTTTGA
- a CDS encoding alpha/beta hydrolase encodes MNEQVLTMSDGFSIHSVYAQPANPPIAHIHLLHGMAEHIGRYEEFITFLTDKGFAVSGHDHRGHGHTATLNGKLGHFGDTVGFDRIVEDTYEIISFYRNKFQAPRVILFGHSMGSFVARRYAQRFGRELDKLICSGTAGNPGVSRIGGKALASMKGKATKFDEPDYFINKLVFGGFNKIARTPKTPFDWLSRDNEKVEQYINDPLCGFVPTTRFFIDLFDGLAKINDLDCIRKVPNRLPILLLSGLDDPVGNTGKGVWQAAQQFTDAGNENITVMLYEGGRHEMLNEVNREQVFNFIKDWIIKE; translated from the coding sequence GTGAATGAACAGGTGTTGACGATGTCAGACGGTTTTTCCATCCATTCGGTGTATGCGCAACCTGCCAATCCTCCTATCGCACATATCCATCTACTTCACGGGATGGCGGAGCATATCGGTCGATATGAAGAGTTCATCACTTTTCTCACTGACAAAGGATTTGCTGTATCTGGTCATGATCATCGGGGACACGGTCATACAGCCACGTTAAATGGGAAGTTGGGCCATTTCGGAGATACGGTCGGCTTCGATCGGATCGTTGAAGACACGTATGAAATCATCAGCTTTTACCGCAACAAGTTCCAAGCGCCTCGTGTAATCCTTTTCGGGCATAGTATGGGGTCATTTGTAGCCAGGAGATACGCCCAAAGATTCGGCAGGGAACTAGACAAGCTTATTTGTTCAGGAACTGCCGGCAACCCTGGTGTAAGCCGTATCGGTGGAAAAGCTCTAGCGTCAATGAAAGGCAAGGCAACAAAGTTTGATGAACCGGACTATTTCATTAATAAATTGGTATTCGGAGGGTTTAATAAAATAGCCAGAACACCAAAAACACCTTTTGATTGGCTATCGAGAGACAATGAAAAAGTGGAGCAATACATTAATGATCCGTTATGCGGTTTCGTACCGACAACCCGTTTTTTCATCGATCTCTTTGATGGACTTGCGAAAATCAATGACTTGGACTGCATAAGAAAAGTTCCGAACAGATTGCCAATCCTCCTCCTCTCTGGTTTAGACGATCCTGTCGGCAATACTGGTAAGGGAGTCTGGCAGGCAGCACAACAATTTACTGATGCCGGAAATGAGAATATAACAGTCATGTTATATGAAGGCGGTCGCCATGAAATGTTGAATGAAGTGAATCGGGAACAAGTATTTAATTTCATAAAGGATTGGATAATAAAAGAATGA
- the miaA gene encoding tRNA (adenosine(37)-N6)-dimethylallyltransferase MiaA — translation MSQSDRVIAIVGPTASGKTSLSIELAKRLDGEIINGDAMQVYKELSIGTAKITEEEKEGIPHHLFDIKEPSDSFSVAEYQSTVRNCIEEIRSRGKQPIIVGGTGLYIQSVLFDFRFTEEAGDDNVRAELEKELESEGGAERLYHRLQKMDPASAEKIHPNNHRRLIRALEIIQVTGKTKNEHEQGAGEALFFDHLIVGLTLDREILYKRIDVRVDQMMEDGLLEEARGLWEKGIRNVQSVQAIGYKELYQYFEGVISLDDAIELIKKNTRHYAKRQMTYFRNKVKISWFDANSDKEKIVDEIISILKGFEEAESNK, via the coding sequence ATGAGTCAATCAGATAGAGTCATCGCAATTGTAGGACCGACTGCATCGGGCAAAACGTCTTTAAGCATCGAGCTTGCCAAAAGGCTGGATGGGGAAATTATCAATGGGGACGCGATGCAAGTATATAAAGAGTTATCTATCGGCACTGCAAAAATAACAGAAGAAGAAAAGGAAGGGATTCCCCATCATCTCTTCGACATTAAGGAGCCTTCTGATTCGTTTTCCGTAGCGGAATATCAGTCGACTGTGCGTAACTGTATTGAAGAGATCCGAAGCCGAGGCAAACAGCCGATCATTGTCGGCGGAACGGGCTTGTACATCCAGTCGGTCCTCTTCGATTTCAGATTTACCGAAGAGGCGGGAGACGATAACGTCAGGGCTGAATTGGAAAAAGAACTCGAGTCGGAAGGCGGCGCGGAACGTCTGTATCATCGGCTTCAGAAAATGGATCCTGCTAGTGCAGAAAAAATTCATCCGAATAATCACCGCCGTTTGATACGTGCGCTCGAAATCATCCAAGTGACTGGAAAAACGAAGAATGAGCATGAACAAGGGGCAGGTGAGGCGCTCTTTTTTGATCATTTAATCGTCGGCCTTACATTGGACCGGGAAATTCTCTACAAGCGAATCGATGTAAGGGTCGATCAAATGATGGAAGATGGGCTGCTGGAAGAAGCTAGAGGTTTATGGGAAAAGGGCATCCGAAATGTCCAGTCGGTCCAGGCGATTGGATATAAGGAGCTGTATCAATATTTTGAAGGCGTCATCTCATTAGATGATGCAATAGAGTTAATAAAGAAAAATACTCGTCATTATGCGAAACGTCAAATGACATATTTTAGGAACAAAGTGAAAATCAGCTGGTTCGATGCAAATTCGGATAAAGAAAAGATTGTCGATGAAATTATATCAATTTTGAAGGGTTTTGAAGAGGCGGAATCGAATAAGTAA
- a CDS encoding RicAFT regulatory complex protein RicA family protein, which translates to MEKLYSKEEIIEKAREIAHMIANTEQVEFFKRAEAQINENQKIREKIASLKSLQTQAVNFQMYEKERALAIIEGKIETIQAEIDEVPIVQEFKQSQLDVNQLLQLVSNTIANSVTDEIIESTGGDVRRGETGSYVRSTQHKPLS; encoded by the coding sequence ATGGAAAAACTTTATTCAAAAGAAGAGATAATCGAAAAGGCCCGGGAAATTGCGCATATGATCGCTAATACAGAGCAAGTCGAATTCTTCAAACGTGCAGAAGCACAAATTAATGAAAACCAAAAAATCCGCGAAAAAATTGCGAGCTTGAAATCATTACAAACGCAAGCGGTTAACTTCCAAATGTACGAAAAAGAGAGGGCCCTTGCAATCATCGAGGGAAAAATCGAGACGATTCAAGCGGAAATCGACGAAGTGCCGATTGTACAGGAATTCAAGCAATCTCAGCTTGACGTGAACCAACTTCTCCAGTTGGTGTCGAACACGATCGCCAATAGTGTGACGGATGAAATCATTGAATCCACAGGCGGAGATGTACGTCGCGGAGAAACCGGATCATACGTCAGAAGTACGCAGCATAAGCCGTTATCATAA
- the mutS gene encoding DNA mismatch repair protein MutS: MTTYTPMIQQYLQVKSEHEDAFLFFRLGDFYELFFNDAIEASNILEITLTSRDGGSTDKIPMCGVPYHSAEGYIETLVSKGHKVAICEQTEDPRAAKGIVKREVVKVVTPGTITEGKSLDANANHFIGAADQLDERRYALAYVDLATGEGKTEIVSGDERTLIAEIEALGMKEIVVRERLHITLNEWMAKRDIVLSMENGESDDSSTDIRSQVPLELVEACDILISYLKRTQKSSLEHLRPFEYIQKSGKLSIDANSMRNLELVQSIRSGSKEGTLFWLLDETSTAMGARKLRIWIHQPLANRTAIEDRLTIVSDLIEDYFLRDDLKTSLKEVYDLERLTGRISMGSASGRDLAQLRNSLRRVPHLKNALQQSGHERLQQFSEQIDPCSEALELLEKSIAENPPLSVKEGGIIKDGYHDKLDQYRDASRNGKEWLAGLERDERERTGIKNLKIGYNRIFGYFIEITKSNIHLADLTRYERKQTLANAERYITSELKEKEDLILNAEAEGQELEYSLFCAVRDEMKNHIRRVQQLASVLSELDVLLSFAEVSEKQRFVRPQFHDGRALEIKNGRHPVVEKMMDHSLYVPNSCTLTEEANMLLITGPNMSGKSTFMRQVALTVIMAQIGCYVPCESATLPVTDQIFTRIGAADDLASGQSTFMMEMMESKYAIANATGNSLLLFDEIGRGTSTYDGMSLAQAMMEFIHDEIGANTLFSTHYHELTKLDMELERLSNVHVAAMEQEGRVVFLHKVMAGPADKSYGIHVAQLAGLPETIVVRAKKLLDAFESAEQSSAVTSPSEQLTFFDLQEEADPLSEVDKSVLEQMEQADLLNLTPMQAMNLILDWQKQLTKATRAD; encoded by the coding sequence ATGACTACATACACACCAATGATTCAACAATACTTACAAGTGAAATCGGAACATGAGGATGCGTTCCTCTTTTTCCGGTTGGGCGACTTCTATGAATTATTTTTCAACGATGCGATAGAAGCATCCAATATCCTGGAAATTACATTGACGAGCAGGGATGGCGGAAGCACGGATAAAATTCCGATGTGCGGAGTGCCTTACCATTCAGCTGAAGGCTATATCGAGACCTTGGTCTCAAAAGGCCATAAAGTCGCAATCTGTGAACAGACGGAGGACCCTAGAGCGGCGAAAGGAATTGTGAAAAGGGAAGTCGTGAAAGTCGTTACGCCGGGCACAATAACAGAAGGGAAATCCTTGGATGCCAATGCAAACCATTTTATCGGGGCTGCTGACCAGCTTGATGAAAGACGTTATGCACTAGCGTATGTCGATCTTGCCACAGGTGAGGGGAAAACTGAAATCGTTTCAGGCGATGAGCGAACATTGATAGCCGAGATTGAGGCACTTGGAATGAAGGAAATCGTTGTCCGGGAACGATTGCATATCACCCTAAATGAATGGATGGCCAAAAGAGATATTGTCCTCTCGATGGAAAATGGGGAGAGTGATGATAGCTCCACAGACATCCGATCGCAAGTTCCACTTGAGTTGGTTGAGGCGTGCGACATTCTGATTTCTTATTTGAAACGTACTCAAAAGTCTTCTTTGGAGCATTTACGTCCTTTTGAATACATACAGAAATCAGGCAAACTTTCTATCGATGCCAATTCGATGCGCAATTTAGAGCTAGTCCAATCAATCCGGAGCGGAAGCAAGGAAGGAACTCTATTCTGGCTACTAGATGAGACATCAACAGCGATGGGGGCTAGGAAACTGAGAATATGGATTCATCAGCCTCTTGCCAACAGGACTGCTATTGAAGATAGACTTACAATCGTGTCGGACTTGATTGAGGATTACTTTCTTCGTGACGATTTGAAAACATCCTTGAAAGAAGTATATGACCTTGAACGTTTGACGGGAAGGATTTCCATGGGAAGTGCAAGCGGCAGGGATCTAGCACAGCTACGTAATTCCCTTCGACGTGTGCCTCATTTGAAAAACGCGCTTCAGCAGTCCGGTCACGAGCGTCTGCAACAATTTTCCGAGCAGATTGACCCATGTTCAGAAGCACTCGAACTGTTGGAGAAATCGATTGCGGAAAATCCGCCTCTTTCTGTAAAAGAAGGCGGCATCATAAAAGACGGTTATCACGATAAGCTTGATCAATACAGGGATGCGTCGAGAAACGGCAAAGAATGGCTTGCAGGGCTTGAACGCGATGAGCGTGAACGTACAGGTATTAAAAATTTGAAAATCGGATACAACCGCATTTTCGGCTATTTCATTGAAATTACGAAATCCAATATCCATCTGGCGGATTTGACCCGTTATGAACGTAAGCAGACCCTTGCCAATGCGGAGCGTTATATTACGTCCGAGTTGAAGGAAAAGGAAGACTTGATTCTGAACGCTGAAGCGGAAGGTCAAGAGCTGGAATATAGCCTATTCTGCGCTGTGCGTGATGAAATGAAAAATCATATTCGAAGAGTCCAACAATTGGCAAGTGTCCTATCTGAGTTGGACGTCCTGCTTTCATTTGCTGAGGTGTCCGAAAAACAACGGTTCGTCAGACCGCAATTCCATGACGGACGGGCATTAGAAATAAAAAACGGAAGACACCCGGTCGTAGAGAAAATGATGGATCATTCATTATACGTACCGAACAGCTGCACATTGACTGAAGAGGCAAACATGCTGCTCATCACCGGACCGAACATGTCCGGTAAAAGTACATTCATGCGGCAAGTCGCTTTGACGGTCATCATGGCTCAAATAGGCTGCTATGTACCATGCGAATCCGCCACTCTTCCCGTGACGGACCAGATTTTCACAAGAATTGGCGCGGCGGATGATCTTGCATCAGGCCAAAGCACATTCATGATGGAAATGATGGAGTCTAAATACGCGATTGCAAATGCAACTGGAAACAGTTTGCTTCTCTTCGATGAAATCGGGAGAGGAACATCTACGTACGACGGAATGTCTCTTGCTCAGGCGATGATGGAATTCATCCATGATGAAATTGGCGCAAATACTTTGTTTTCGACACATTATCATGAGCTCACAAAGCTTGACATGGAATTGGAAAGGCTTTCGAATGTCCATGTCGCCGCTATGGAGCAGGAAGGGAGAGTTGTCTTCCTCCACAAAGTGATGGCGGGACCGGCGGATAAGAGTTATGGGATTCACGTTGCCCAACTGGCAGGCCTTCCGGAAACGATTGTAGTCCGTGCGAAAAAGCTGCTTGATGCTTTTGAAAGCGCAGAACAGTCCAGTGCCGTGACTTCACCATCCGAACAATTGACATTCTTCGATTTACAGGAAGAAGCCGATCCGCTATCGGAAGTGGACAAGTCCGTGTTGGAACAGATGGAACAGGCAGACTTGCTGAACTTGACGCCAATGCAAGCAATGAACTTGATCCTAGATTGGCAGAAGCAATTAACTAAGGCCACGCGAGCGGACTAA